A part of Denitratisoma oestradiolicum genomic DNA contains:
- a CDS encoding GPW/gp25 family protein, with protein sequence MLGINAQTGQPLAGIDHLRQSIRDILTTRIGTRVMRRDYGSRLPTLVDNPMTPRLAMDLYSATAEALARWEPRFKLTRVRIARAEVGQVVLDLEGIYLPDGQATVLTAVEV encoded by the coding sequence ATGCTAGGAATCAACGCCCAAACTGGCCAGCCCCTGGCTGGCATCGACCACCTGCGCCAGAGCATCCGCGACATCCTGACCACCCGCATCGGCACGCGTGTGATGCGCCGTGACTATGGCTCACGCCTGCCAACGCTGGTCGACAACCCCATGACCCCGAGGTTGGCCATGGATCTGTATTCAGCCACCGCCGAGGCGCTGGCGCGTTGGGAGCCGCGTTTCAAGCTCACCCGGGTGCGCATCGCCAGAGCAGAAGTCGGGCAAGTCGTGCTCGATCTGGAAGGCATCTATCTGCCCGATGGCCAGGCCACGGTCCTTACCGCAGTAGAGGTGTGA
- a CDS encoding baseplate assembly protein, with protein sequence MTTLSDLASLPTPAVIETLSFETIFSELQTEFQSRYPDYSALLASDPAVKLLEVAAYREVLLRNRINAAAKASLLAFATGSDLDHLAAFYGVTRLMAETDEALRLRTRQRIIGFANAGGAAHYRYWALSASPEVADVEVDSPEPGRVRISVLAKGEADTVPDAVLDAVRAVVLRDDIRVLTDTVEVVPAELIPVTVSARIWLYPDTPVAAFEAIVARFKEALAAQSGLGWDLTPSWLIGALQRPGVHKVELHSPTTDIRANANQAVRLMNLNLEFAGRDR encoded by the coding sequence ATGACCACGCTCAGTGATCTGGCGAGTTTGCCAACCCCGGCAGTGATCGAGACCTTGTCCTTCGAGACGATCTTCTCTGAACTGCAGACCGAGTTTCAATCCCGCTATCCGGACTACTCGGCCCTCTTGGCCTCGGACCCGGCAGTCAAGCTTCTGGAGGTCGCGGCTTATCGTGAAGTGCTGCTCAGGAACCGCATCAACGCCGCTGCCAAGGCCTCCCTCCTGGCCTTTGCCACCGGCAGCGATCTCGACCACCTGGCCGCTTTCTACGGCGTGACGCGTTTGATGGCTGAGACCGATGAGGCGCTGCGCCTGCGCACCCGTCAACGCATCATCGGCTTTGCCAATGCCGGTGGCGCGGCACACTACCGCTACTGGGCGCTCTCGGCCTCCCCCGAGGTGGCCGATGTTGAGGTCGACAGCCCGGAACCCGGGCGTGTGCGCATCAGCGTGCTCGCCAAGGGCGAAGCAGACACTGTCCCGGATGCGGTGCTCGATGCCGTGCGCGCTGTGGTGTTGCGCGACGACATCCGGGTGCTGACCGATACCGTCGAGGTGGTGCCGGCCGAACTCATTCCCGTCACGGTGAGCGCCCGGATCTGGCTCTACCCCGATACACCCGTGGCGGCCTTCGAGGCCATCGTGGCACGGTTCAAGGAAGCGTTGGCTGCGCAGTCGGGCCTGGGCTGGGATCTGACACCGTCCTGGTTGATTGGCGCGTTGCAGCGTCCTGGCGTGCACAAGGTCGAGTTGCATTCACCCACGACCGACATTCGCGCCAACGCCAACCAAGCGGTGCGGCTGATGAATCTGAATCTGGAATTTGCGGGGAGGGATCGATAG
- a CDS encoding phage tail protein translates to MTADHLLPANATPLERALSLATNSLSRLTLPADAIRQFKTDPSDPLLPWLIWEYGLGELLPYLPEPRRAIAEGILWQRLRGTPAALATALSWIGMRATVEQEPPGVRFAEFQLDPGEVLDNDTAIANLIAIARLSAPARSRLSRIYHGHDLRRVLLDESRLGEALLSDHSGVFWRDGQTKLSFGRGHQWVNPPPDIVLAPAREAVRFVVARLIDRTLLDFSSLVNQATRSTRRSCTRTCSRSLMRWACLIHWGCAPSGGFAGRWWCSRTARPWATSTPTCRALSGGRRARR, encoded by the coding sequence ATGACCGCTGACCATCTGCTGCCCGCTAATGCCACACCGCTGGAGCGGGCGCTATCCCTGGCGACCAATTCGTTGTCCCGGCTGACACTGCCGGCAGATGCGATCCGCCAGTTCAAGACCGATCCGTCTGACCCGCTGCTGCCTTGGCTGATCTGGGAATACGGGCTGGGCGAATTGCTGCCCTATTTGCCGGAGCCGCGCCGCGCCATCGCTGAGGGCATCCTCTGGCAGAGACTGCGTGGCACCCCGGCCGCGCTGGCGACCGCCTTGTCCTGGATCGGGATGCGCGCCACGGTCGAGCAGGAACCGCCCGGTGTTCGCTTTGCCGAGTTTCAACTCGATCCGGGAGAAGTGCTCGACAACGACACGGCGATTGCCAACCTGATCGCCATCGCCCGTCTGTCGGCACCGGCCCGCAGTCGGCTGTCACGCATCTATCACGGCCATGACCTGCGCCGCGTCTTGCTCGATGAGAGTCGGCTGGGCGAGGCGCTGCTGTCCGATCACAGTGGGGTGTTCTGGCGGGACGGGCAGACCAAGTTGTCCTTTGGCCGGGGCCACCAATGGGTGAACCCACCGCCCGACATCGTGCTGGCGCCCGCGCGGGAGGCTGTGCGCTTTGTGGTAGCCCGCCTGATCGACCGCACCCTGTTGGACTTTTCCAGCTTGGTGAACCAGGCCACACGCTCAACGAGGAGATCCTGCACTCGCACCTGTTCACGCTCGCTAATGCGCTGGGCGTGCCTGATCCATTGGGGATGCGCCCCGAGCGGAGGTTTTGCCGGGCGATGGTGGTGCTCTCGGACAGCACGCCCTTGGGCGACATCAACGCCAACCTGCCGCGCTTTGTCTGGCGGGAGACGGGCGCGCCGATAG
- a CDS encoding DUF4815 domain-containing protein, whose translation MIERYYNLFDPAKHYTQLLFRAGDGLQSRELNEIQTTLIHRLQGVADALLKDGDIVSGANLQIEADSGLVTLEAGRVYLRGAVREVPAATFTVPVDGRVAVGVRFTTRTVTELEDPNLREPAVGVRNYQEPGAGRLQETLAWGWEGAGTSDGQPGDFHAVYALDNGILENRRQPPVLDGVIASLARYDYDANGHYVTEGLGVRFLSTNTDAQEHIFSVAEGRANIDGFKVERSQSQRLRLPIDPDLQRVSSEPQVFNDSGDGSMVVTINRPPLAQVLDIKVTQQKTETVVHGAFTGSRDVLTEPTVVAVLTIKQGTTTYAQGTDYKVVGDEIDWSPGGAEPAPGSSYQVTYQYIASITPTHLTDTGFKVTGVVQGSTMYIDYQWKLPRVDVLALTADGQVERIKGISQVRNPIAPTVPASRLALAEIAYDWRNGAEPAVRNIAIRTIKVSELTAMQRQIADLYDLMALERLRVDANIREPAAKKGLFVDNFLDDDLRDQGVAQTGAVVAGVLTLPITASAQHAKDNGNTLLTLDYTLTPVVEQLARTGSMKINPYQAFEPVPARVTLNPAVDQFTVTNTTWASDVTERLITGSGVLEQVVETRRSEQVLASSSEEAQFLRSLQVDYTVMGFGPNEALAQLRFDGIGIGQPAGTAANASGLLTGSFQIPQAIPAGAKLVEFLGAGGSYGSATYVGRGQIVTETRRRILTTVVRRWDPLAQTFTLPERRTIGGLELWFTTKGGSAPVIVQIRETQVGMPTTTVLTEGRLAASDIKTDGNPTRITLDPVALEANREYAIVVLTDDANHAVSVAELGKYDPRTGWVTAQPYQIGVLLSSSNGITWTPHQTQDLTFRLLGCRFSQTSKTVSLGQYTVTNLSDVMALAGVERPAAGTDVQFLVTDAQGRIYTLSEDQGLALSEKLSGNLAVSAKLTGSEAASPILYPGTQLVFGTLEAAGDYLSRAIPAAATFNVSVTFDALTPGTSSVSVQAESGTPGSFQALSLSSGVEVGNGWVERTYKTTSLVGVGADRTTRVKLALSGTPQHRPFVRNLRVIVT comes from the coding sequence ATGATCGAGCGTTACTACAACCTGTTTGACCCGGCCAAGCACTACACCCAGCTCTTGTTCCGCGCCGGCGACGGCCTGCAATCCCGAGAACTCAACGAGATCCAGACCACCCTGATCCACCGTCTGCAGGGCGTGGCTGATGCGCTGTTGAAGGATGGCGACATCGTCAGCGGGGCCAACCTGCAGATCGAGGCTGATTCGGGCCTCGTGACCCTGGAAGCCGGTCGTGTCTATCTGCGTGGCGCGGTGCGCGAGGTGCCTGCCGCCACGTTCACAGTGCCGGTCGATGGTCGGGTGGCCGTCGGCGTGCGCTTCACTACCCGCACGGTCACCGAACTCGAAGACCCCAACCTTCGCGAACCCGCCGTCGGCGTGCGCAACTACCAGGAGCCGGGTGCCGGGCGGCTGCAGGAGACCCTCGCCTGGGGCTGGGAAGGTGCCGGCACCAGTGATGGCCAGCCCGGTGATTTCCACGCAGTCTATGCGCTGGACAACGGCATCCTGGAGAACCGCCGCCAGCCGCCGGTGCTCGATGGCGTGATTGCGAGCCTGGCGCGCTACGACTATGACGCCAACGGCCACTACGTGACCGAAGGGCTGGGCGTGCGTTTCCTCAGCACCAATACCGATGCCCAAGAGCACATTTTCTCGGTCGCCGAGGGCCGCGCCAACATCGACGGCTTCAAGGTCGAGCGCAGCCAATCGCAGCGCCTGCGGCTGCCCATTGACCCGGACCTGCAGCGGGTGTCCTCGGAACCGCAGGTCTTCAACGACAGCGGCGATGGCTCGATGGTCGTCACGATCAACCGTCCGCCGTTGGCGCAGGTGCTCGACATCAAGGTGACCCAGCAGAAGACCGAGACCGTGGTCCATGGCGCTTTCACCGGCAGTCGCGATGTCTTGACCGAACCGACGGTGGTGGCCGTGCTCACCATCAAACAAGGCACGACCACCTACGCCCAGGGCACCGACTACAAGGTCGTCGGCGATGAGATCGACTGGAGTCCGGGCGGTGCCGAGCCGGCACCCGGATCGAGCTACCAGGTCACCTACCAGTACATCGCCAGCATCACCCCGACCCACCTGACCGACACCGGCTTCAAGGTCACGGGCGTGGTGCAGGGTTCCACGATGTATATCGACTACCAGTGGAAGCTGCCGCGCGTGGATGTGCTGGCGCTCACCGCCGATGGCCAGGTGGAACGCATCAAGGGGATTTCACAGGTGAGGAACCCCATCGCGCCCACGGTGCCCGCTTCGCGGCTGGCGCTGGCCGAGATCGCCTATGACTGGCGCAATGGCGCTGAGCCTGCGGTGCGCAATATTGCGATTCGCACCATCAAGGTCTCGGAACTGACCGCGATGCAGCGCCAGATTGCCGACCTCTATGACCTGATGGCGCTGGAGCGCCTGCGGGTGGACGCCAACATCCGTGAGCCCGCCGCCAAGAAGGGGCTGTTCGTCGACAACTTTCTCGACGATGACTTGCGCGACCAGGGTGTGGCGCAGACCGGCGCGGTGGTGGCGGGTGTCCTGACCCTGCCGATCACCGCCAGTGCCCAGCACGCCAAGGACAACGGAAACACGCTACTGACACTGGACTACACCCTGACGCCTGTGGTGGAACAGTTGGCCCGCACAGGGTCGATGAAGATCAACCCCTACCAGGCCTTTGAGCCTGTGCCGGCCCGGGTGACGTTGAACCCTGCGGTTGACCAGTTCACCGTCACAAACACCACCTGGGCGTCGGACGTCACCGAGCGCCTGATCACTGGCAGCGGTGTGCTCGAACAGGTCGTGGAGACGCGTCGTTCGGAGCAGGTGCTTGCTTCCTCGAGTGAGGAAGCCCAGTTTCTGCGCAGCTTGCAGGTCGACTACACAGTCATGGGGTTTGGGCCGAACGAAGCCCTGGCACAACTGCGCTTCGATGGCATCGGGATCGGCCAGCCAGCCGGCACGGCAGCCAATGCTTCCGGTCTGCTCACGGGCAGCTTCCAGATACCGCAGGCGATTCCGGCTGGCGCCAAGTTGGTGGAATTCCTGGGTGCCGGCGGCAGCTACGGCTCGGCGACTTATGTCGGGCGAGGCCAGATCGTCACCGAAACGCGCCGACGCATTCTGACTACGGTGGTGCGCCGTTGGGACCCGCTAGCGCAGACCTTCACGCTGCCCGAGCGCCGCACCATCGGCGGGCTGGAGCTGTGGTTCACCACCAAGGGTGGCTCGGCTCCCGTGATCGTGCAGATCCGCGAGACGCAGGTCGGCATGCCCACCACCACGGTGCTGACTGAAGGTCGCTTGGCGGCCTCGGACATCAAGACCGACGGCAACCCGACCCGGATCACGCTCGATCCGGTGGCGCTCGAGGCCAACCGCGAGTACGCCATCGTGGTGCTCACGGACGACGCGAACCACGCCGTGTCGGTCGCGGAACTCGGCAAGTACGACCCGCGCACCGGTTGGGTCACCGCTCAGCCCTACCAGATCGGTGTACTGCTCTCATCGAGCAATGGCATCACCTGGACACCGCACCAGACGCAGGACCTGACGTTTCGGCTGCTGGGCTGCCGGTTTTCGCAGACGAGCAAGACGGTCTCGCTGGGCCAGTACACGGTGACCAACCTGTCGGATGTGATGGCACTCGCGGGCGTTGAGCGTCCAGCGGCTGGCACCGACGTGCAGTTCCTGGTGACTGATGCGCAAGGGCGGATCTACACCCTGTCGGAAGATCAGGGGCTGGCCTTGAGCGAGAAGCTCTCGGGCAACCTGGCGGTGTCGGCCAAGCTCACGGGTTCGGAAGCGGCCAGTCCGATCCTCTACCCGGGCACGCAGCTGGTGTTCGGCACGCTGGAGGCCGCTGGCGACTACCTGTCGCGGGCGATTCCGGCTGCTGCCACCTTCAATGTGTCGGTGACCTTCGATGCGCTGACGCCCGGCACCTCGAGTGTCTCGGTGCAGGCGGAGTCAGGCACGCCGGGCAGTTTCCAGGCGCTGTCCTTGTCTTCTGGCGTGGAGGTGGGCAACGGCTGGGTGGAACGTACCTACAAGACCACCAGCCTCGTCGGCGTCGGTGCCGACCGCACCACGCGCGTGAAGCTGGCGTTGTCCGGAACACCCCAACACCGGCCCTTCGTGCGCAACTTGCGCGTCATCGTCACCTGA
- a CDS encoding phage tail sheath protein: MADHFLHGVEVVEIDNGPRPIRTVRSSVIGLVGTAPDADEHSFPLNTPVLIAGSRLEAAKLGATGTLPMAIDGIFDQAGALVVVIRVAEGATEAETQTNVLGGVDEAGQYLGLQALLAVQSVAKVTPRILIAPGFTHQRPVDPDDSLRQLANPVVAELLGIAERLRAVIIADGPNTTDAAAIDYREDWGSPRIYVVDPHVKVMKNGAVVTEPVSARVAGLIAKIDNDRGFWWSPSNNVINGIVGSHRPVDFALGDPNARANLLNENEVATIIQEDGYRLWGNRTCSSDPKWAFLSVRRTADMINESLLRAHLWAVDRNITKTYVEEVTEGVNAYLRQLKAQGAILGGKCWADPDLNSPQSIQDGKIYFNFDFTPPYPAEHIIFRSHLVDDYLEEIL, from the coding sequence ATGGCAGATCACTTTCTTCACGGGGTCGAGGTCGTTGAAATCGACAACGGCCCGCGTCCCATTCGCACCGTCCGATCCTCGGTGATCGGTCTTGTCGGCACCGCACCGGATGCCGATGAGCACAGCTTTCCGCTGAACACCCCGGTGCTGATTGCCGGCTCTCGCCTGGAAGCGGCCAAGCTGGGCGCCACCGGCACCTTGCCGATGGCCATCGATGGCATCTTCGATCAGGCCGGTGCGCTGGTGGTCGTGATCCGCGTGGCCGAAGGGGCGACCGAGGCCGAGACCCAGACAAATGTGCTGGGTGGCGTGGATGAGGCTGGTCAGTACCTCGGCCTGCAGGCGCTGCTGGCGGTACAGTCCGTGGCCAAGGTGACACCGCGCATCCTGATCGCCCCCGGTTTCACGCACCAGCGCCCCGTTGATCCCGACGACAGCCTCCGCCAATTGGCGAACCCGGTGGTGGCCGAACTGCTCGGCATTGCCGAGCGCCTGCGCGCGGTCATCATCGCCGACGGTCCCAACACGACGGACGCCGCCGCCATCGACTACCGCGAGGACTGGGGTTCGCCGCGCATCTACGTGGTCGATCCGCACGTCAAGGTGATGAAAAACGGCGCCGTAGTCACCGAGCCGGTGTCGGCGCGTGTGGCGGGCCTGATTGCCAAGATCGACAACGACCGAGGCTTCTGGTGGTCGCCGTCGAACAATGTCATAAACGGCATTGTCGGCAGCCACCGTCCGGTGGACTTTGCACTCGGTGACCCGAATGCCCGGGCCAACCTGCTCAACGAGAACGAGGTCGCCACCATCATTCAGGAGGACGGCTACCGCCTCTGGGGCAACCGCACCTGTTCCTCGGACCCGAAGTGGGCCTTCCTCAGTGTGCGGCGCACCGCTGACATGATCAACGAGTCGCTGCTGCGCGCCCACCTCTGGGCGGTGGATCGCAACATCACCAAGACCTACGTCGAGGAAGTCACCGAAGGCGTCAACGCCTACCTGCGCCAATTGAAGGCCCAGGGCGCGATTCTCGGCGGCAAGTGCTGGGCCGACCCGGATCTCAATTCGCCCCAGTCCATCCAGGACGGGAAGATCTACTTCAACTTCGACTTCACCCCGCCGTACCCGGCCGAGCACATCATTTTCCGCTCGCACCTGGTCGATGACTATCTCGAGGAGATTCTGTAA
- a CDS encoding phage major tail tube protein, with translation MAIELPRVLKNMNLFVDGRGYAGRIDEIQLPKLTLKTEEHRAGGMDLPVEIDLGMEKLEAELTIADHDPEVFKLFGLLDNAATQITIRGAIQAQGAEAKPVIVNLRGGWKELDAGTWKPGDKSTLKVSVAASYYKLTIDDEELIEIDAINLVRKVGGTDQMEAIRAAIGL, from the coding sequence ATGGCCATCGAACTCCCGCGTGTTCTCAAGAATATGAATCTCTTTGTCGACGGCCGGGGCTACGCCGGGCGCATCGACGAGATCCAACTGCCCAAACTGACTCTGAAGACCGAGGAGCACCGCGCCGGGGGCATGGATCTGCCGGTCGAAATCGATCTCGGCATGGAGAAGCTCGAAGCCGAGCTGACCATCGCCGACCACGACCCGGAGGTCTTCAAGCTCTTCGGACTGCTTGACAACGCCGCGACGCAAATCACCATCCGGGGCGCCATCCAGGCGCAGGGGGCGGAAGCCAAACCGGTCATCGTCAATCTGCGCGGTGGCTGGAAAGAGCTCGACGCCGGCACCTGGAAGCCCGGCGACAAAAGCACCCTGAAGGTCTCGGTGGCGGCCAGCTACTACAAGCTGACCATCGATGACGAAGAGTTGATCGAGATCGACGCCATCAACCTGGTGCGCAAAGTCGGTGGCACCGATCAGATGGAAGCCATTCGTGCCGCGATTGGTTTGTGA
- a CDS encoding phage tail assembly protein, with amino-acid sequence MNTGERIKLNFPIEYDGVPIADIALRRPTVGDHLAVQKSAGTDAEREIRLIANLAELPPAAIHQLDMKDYAQLQKVLGGFLQ; translated from the coding sequence ATGAACACCGGTGAACGCATCAAACTCAACTTTCCTATCGAGTACGACGGCGTACCGATTGCCGACATCGCGCTGCGTCGTCCCACCGTCGGTGATCACCTGGCCGTGCAGAAGTCGGCCGGCACGGATGCTGAGCGCGAGATCCGGCTGATCGCCAACCTGGCCGAGTTGCCGCCAGCGGCGATCCACCAGCTGGACATGAAGGACTACGCCCAGTTGCAGAAGGTGCTGGGCGGTTTTTTGCAGTGA